A genome region from Deltaproteobacteria bacterium includes the following:
- the recO gene encoding DNA repair protein RecO: MVEERTPAIVLRGRAHGESDKIVTFLTRDWGKVTGIAKGAKRSQRRFVNVLEPFTYVQLRFRPIRADELAFIFGCDLLRSFRAPSRDLQRYGFASYLTELIDVMVAGREAGPELFELLLQGLTVLEEAELPSLFLSAFELLLLVHTGYAPNIEGCQRCGLPLTESDNSLVSFSPSLGGLLCVRCRDTGGATVRLSHDTLQILENPQSTQPTTLLLTQASPQTCRELRAIVTGLLTRHITRPLKSRAFLEQTGLLTDSLVDDARGE; encoded by the coding sequence ATGGTCGAAGAACGGACACCCGCGATTGTGCTGCGAGGACGGGCTCATGGAGAGTCCGATAAGATTGTTACCTTTCTCACCCGCGATTGGGGGAAAGTGACCGGTATCGCGAAAGGAGCAAAACGCTCGCAACGAAGATTTGTCAACGTGCTCGAACCATTTACGTATGTACAGTTACGGTTTCGCCCGATCCGTGCTGACGAACTCGCTTTTATCTTTGGTTGTGATTTGCTGCGTAGCTTCCGGGCTCCGAGTCGAGACCTCCAGCGTTACGGATTCGCTAGTTATCTGACCGAACTCATTGATGTGATGGTCGCTGGACGTGAGGCTGGCCCGGAACTCTTTGAATTGTTACTGCAAGGTTTGACCGTGCTTGAAGAAGCAGAACTCCCATCATTATTTCTCTCAGCTTTCGAGTTATTGTTACTCGTGCACACTGGCTACGCTCCCAATATCGAAGGATGCCAACGCTGCGGGCTACCCCTTACTGAATCTGATAACTCACTCGTCTCGTTCTCGCCAAGTCTTGGCGGATTATTGTGTGTACGGTGTCGGGATACCGGTGGAGCGACAGTCCGTCTTTCGCATGACACCTTGCAGATTCTCGAAAACCCACAATCCACACAACCCACGACACTTTTACTCACGCAGGCATCGCCACAAACTTGTCGCGAATTGCGGGCAATTGTTACCGGGCTTCTTACCCGCCACATCACTCGACCGCTTAAGTCGCGTGCCTTCCTTGAACAAACCGGGCTCTTGACCGACTCGCTCGTTGACGATGCGAGAGGGGAATGA
- the dnaK gene encoding molecular chaperone DnaK, translated as MAKVIGIDLGTTNSVVAIMEGGDPKVITNSEGSRITPSVVAFTDSGERLVGQIARRQAVTNPENTIFSIKRLIGRRFDDAQVAKAAKILPYKVVKADNGDAWVESRGKKYSAPEVSAFVLQKMKQTAEDYLGETVTDAVITVPAYFNDSQRQATKDAGRIAGLNVLRIINEPTAASLAYGLDKKKDEKIAVFDLGGGTFDVSILEVGDGVFEVKSTNGDTFLGGDDFDQRIIDYLADEFKKDQGVDLRKDRMALQRLKEAAEKAKIELSSSMETEVNLPFITADQSGPKHLTMKLTRAKLEALCSDLLDRLEAPCVAALKDSGLSAKQIDEVVLVGGMIRMPAVQERVRKIFGKEPHKGVNPDEVVAVGAAIQGAVLKGEVKDVLLLDVTPLSLGIETLGGVFTRLIDRNTTIPTKKSQVFSTAADSQTAVTIRVFQGERDMAADNKLLGQFDLVGIPPAARGVPQIEVTFDIDANGIVHVNAKDLGTGKEQSIRITASSGLSETEIKRMVKDAEAHAEEDKKKKERIEARNHLDTLIYSTEKSLKDHRSDVDEAAAKNIEEALEKAKKAMEGDDVDAIKSAQEELTQASHKLAEAMYARVAKEQQAAGANGDGQAGAAGSDSKPQDKENVVDADFEEVK; from the coding sequence ATGGCAAAAGTTATCGGGATTGACCTGGGGACGACGAATTCGGTGGTGGCAATTATGGAAGGGGGCGACCCTAAAGTCATCACCAACTCTGAGGGCAGCCGTATTACCCCTTCGGTAGTGGCATTTACCGATAGTGGCGAGCGACTCGTCGGACAAATTGCCCGTCGCCAAGCCGTGACCAATCCAGAAAATACCATTTTCTCAATTAAGCGATTGATCGGTCGTCGCTTTGACGATGCGCAAGTCGCAAAAGCCGCCAAGATTCTCCCCTATAAAGTGGTGAAAGCCGACAATGGTGATGCCTGGGTCGAGAGCCGCGGCAAAAAGTATAGTGCACCAGAAGTCTCTGCTTTTGTTTTGCAAAAAATGAAACAAACGGCAGAAGACTATCTTGGTGAAACGGTGACCGACGCTGTTATTACCGTACCTGCGTATTTTAATGACTCACAGCGCCAAGCGACTAAAGATGCTGGACGCATCGCTGGACTTAACGTGTTGCGTATTATCAACGAACCGACCGCTGCCTCACTGGCATACGGGCTTGATAAGAAGAAAGACGAAAAGATTGCGGTCTTTGACCTTGGTGGTGGTACGTTCGATGTCTCTATTCTCGAAGTCGGAGACGGTGTGTTTGAAGTGAAATCCACCAACGGCGATACGTTCCTTGGTGGTGACGACTTCGATCAACGCATTATCGATTATCTCGCTGACGAATTTAAGAAAGATCAAGGCGTCGATCTGCGTAAGGATCGTATGGCCCTACAACGTCTCAAAGAGGCAGCAGAAAAAGCCAAAATTGAGTTGTCGTCCTCAATGGAAACTGAGGTCAACTTGCCATTTATCACGGCTGACCAAAGTGGACCAAAACATCTGACGATGAAGCTCACGCGTGCGAAGCTTGAGGCCCTCTGCTCAGACTTACTTGATCGGCTCGAAGCGCCGTGCGTGGCCGCTTTAAAAGATTCTGGTTTATCGGCGAAGCAAATTGATGAAGTCGTTCTTGTTGGCGGCATGATCCGCATGCCAGCCGTACAAGAACGTGTACGCAAGATCTTCGGCAAAGAGCCGCACAAAGGTGTCAACCCTGATGAAGTCGTGGCAGTTGGTGCTGCGATTCAAGGTGCGGTCCTCAAAGGTGAAGTGAAAGATGTGCTCTTGTTAGACGTCACGCCACTGTCTCTTGGAATCGAGACCTTAGGTGGTGTGTTCACCCGCTTAATCGATCGCAACACGACGATCCCGACCAAGAAGAGCCAGGTGTTCTCGACTGCTGCGGATAGTCAGACTGCCGTGACGATTCGCGTCTTCCAAGGTGAGCGCGACATGGCTGCTGATAATAAACTGCTGGGGCAGTTCGATCTTGTCGGTATTCCACCCGCAGCACGCGGCGTTCCGCAAATCGAGGTAACGTTCGATATCGATGCCAATGGTATCGTGCATGTGAATGCGAAAGACCTTGGCACTGGCAAAGAGCAGTCGATCCGTATCACCGCGTCGAGCGGTCTCTCTGAGACTGAGATCAAACGGATGGTCAAAGATGCGGAAGCACACGCAGAAGAGGACAAGAAAAAGAAAGAACGTATCGAGGCACGCAATCATCTTGATACGCTTATCTACTCAACCGAGAAGTCGCTGAAAGACCATCGCAGTGACGTCGATGAAGCTGCGGCAAAGAACATCGAAGAGGCGCTAGAAAAAGCTAAGAAAGCGATGGAAGGTGACGATGTCGACGCGATCAAGTCGGCACAAGAGGAGCTGACCCAAGCCTCACATAAACTGGCCGAGGCCATGTATGCTCGTGTCGCCAAAGAACAACAAGCCGCAGGAGCGAATGGTGATGGGCAAGCAGGGGCAGCTGGGAGCGATAGCAAACCGCAAGACAAAGAGAATGTGGTCGATGCCGACTTTGAAGAAGTAAAATAG
- the grpE gene encoding nucleotide exchange factor GrpE — protein sequence MSTSEHGNGQAPVQEQSDSSVSQETTAEHQQAESAVDELTALRLQVEEKTKEAKANYDLFLRERAENENFKRRLQREKSEAIRFANEPLVREILPVLDNLERAIAHTQSGGGGQSLVDGVTLVARSFLETLEKHGVSRVSAKGQSFDPTKHEAMAQVESAEVAPNTVVDEYTPAYMLHDRLLRPALVTVSKAPSE from the coding sequence ATGAGTACATCAGAACATGGGAACGGACAGGCTCCTGTGCAGGAGCAGTCTGACTCGTCTGTGTCGCAAGAAACAACAGCAGAGCACCAACAAGCCGAATCTGCGGTTGATGAACTGACCGCGCTCCGTCTACAAGTTGAAGAGAAAACGAAAGAAGCGAAGGCGAATTACGACCTTTTTCTTCGTGAGCGAGCGGAAAACGAGAATTTTAAGCGACGGCTGCAACGAGAAAAATCCGAGGCAATCCGCTTTGCTAACGAACCTCTTGTACGCGAGATCCTTCCAGTGCTGGATAATTTGGAACGAGCCATCGCTCACACGCAGAGTGGTGGTGGCGGTCAATCGCTGGTTGATGGTGTGACCCTGGTGGCACGAAGCTTTTTGGAAACACTTGAAAAGCATGGCGTAAGCCGAGTCAGTGCCAAAGGTCAATCCTTTGATCCAACCAAGCATGAGGCGATGGCGCAAGTTGAAAGTGCGGAAGTTGCACCCAATACTGTCGTAGATGAATACACGCCAGCCTACATGTTGCATGATCGCTTATTGCGCCCGGCATTAGTGACCGTTTCTAAAGCGCCATCCGAATAG
- a CDS encoding glycine--tRNA ligase — MTVATMDKIVNLCKRRGFVFPSSEIYGGFASTWDYGPLGVELKRNIREAWWRFMVTSRENVVGLDSAILMHPRVWEASGHIAGFSDPLVDCRNCKRRFRADHIPEKADRQCPKGMECDLTEARQFNLMFKTFVGPVEEDAAVAFLRPETAQGIFVNFQNVQQASRLKPPFGIAQIGKSFRNEITPGNFIFRTREFEQMEMEFFVKPGTEQEWFDYWRNARMQWYTDWLGVKAANLRFYDHPKEDLAHYSKGTTDIEYLYPFGWGELEGVASRTDFDLGQHTQYSGKDLSFFDDETRERYKPYVIEPAAGVDRILLVTLLDAYDEDVQNDEPRVVLRLKPRLAPIKVGIFPLLRKDGQPEKALELRDLLKQRFAVFYDQAGAIGRRYRRQDEVGTPFCLTVDHQTMQDNTVTLRDRDTLEQIRLPIDRLIPELVTRIEA, encoded by the coding sequence ATGACAGTAGCGACAATGGACAAGATTGTGAACCTGTGTAAACGACGCGGGTTTGTTTTTCCTTCCAGTGAGATTTATGGCGGCTTCGCCAGTACCTGGGACTATGGGCCACTTGGGGTTGAATTGAAACGTAACATCCGTGAAGCCTGGTGGCGTTTCATGGTCACTTCGCGTGAAAATGTCGTTGGTCTCGACAGTGCGATCCTGATGCATCCTCGTGTGTGGGAAGCCTCAGGCCACATCGCCGGTTTCTCAGATCCATTAGTTGATTGCCGCAATTGTAAGCGACGCTTTCGCGCTGACCACATTCCCGAAAAAGCCGATCGTCAGTGCCCCAAAGGCATGGAATGCGATCTGACGGAAGCCCGGCAATTCAATCTCATGTTCAAGACCTTTGTCGGCCCAGTCGAAGAAGACGCCGCAGTCGCGTTTCTACGACCAGAGACCGCACAAGGCATTTTCGTCAATTTCCAGAATGTCCAACAGGCCAGCCGCTTGAAGCCGCCGTTCGGTATCGCCCAGATTGGCAAATCGTTTCGTAATGAAATCACGCCAGGGAATTTCATCTTCCGCACCCGTGAGTTTGAACAGATGGAAATGGAGTTCTTCGTCAAACCCGGCACCGAGCAAGAGTGGTTCGATTATTGGCGCAATGCCCGCATGCAGTGGTATACCGACTGGCTTGGAGTCAAAGCCGCCAACCTGCGCTTCTATGATCATCCCAAGGAAGATCTGGCGCACTATTCAAAGGGCACAACCGACATCGAATACCTCTATCCCTTTGGTTGGGGAGAACTCGAAGGAGTCGCCAGTCGTACGGACTTCGATCTCGGACAACACACGCAGTACAGTGGCAAAGACCTCTCCTTCTTTGATGATGAAACCCGAGAACGCTACAAACCGTATGTGATAGAGCCTGCGGCTGGGGTTGATCGCATTTTGCTGGTGACACTGCTTGATGCGTATGATGAAGATGTGCAAAACGACGAGCCACGCGTGGTACTGCGTCTGAAGCCACGTCTTGCCCCCATCAAAGTTGGTATCTTTCCCTTGTTACGCAAAGATGGGCAACCGGAAAAAGCGCTAGAGCTGCGCGATCTGCTCAAGCAACGGTTTGCCGTATTCTACGATCAAGCTGGAGCGATTGGTCGTCGCTATCGTCGTCAGGATGAAGTCGGCACCCCGTTTTGCTTAACCGTCGATCATCAAACTATGCAGGACAATACTGTCACACTGCGTGATCGTGACACCCTCGAACAGATTCGCCTGCCGATTGATCGGTTGATCCCAGAGCTGGTGACGAGGATCGAAGCCTAA